Proteins from a genomic interval of Rhodothermus marinus:
- a CDS encoding RNB domain-containing ribonuclease: MKPGTLVEYLEDDRPQFALVLESRDGSVQALTPTGRRIRLPVRRIAIRHERTATAEALAEVVQALEAQIDALQAEIDLALLWETAREEGEAFDLEALARLYFGEAGSLEQAALLRALLSDTLYFGRRGLTFVPRTPEQVEALQTAERCRREREAERRALRAQLEQLLDAEADELSEAPAALLGALEAYLRQKQRSETTEVLAEVARDRGMTTREAALEILLRAGRIDASIDTFALLAGIEPTFPPEVLAAAEALVPFEPAGERTDFTHLPAFHIDDASTREIDDAFTVEPLAEGGWRIGIHLADVPHFVAPDDVLDQEARRRGLTRYLPTGSIPMLPERLSHDLASLRPDAIRPTLSVVVTVDASEQIRDVQLVRGQIRVAHGFTYETADAVLSGETPHELAEALQVLARLSQTLTEARLARGALLIRRPELKVQVDGDTITLKVIDPDTPARRMVSEWMILANAEAARWAAENELPMIYRVQDPPDDPELQGRKLDYDPVLLASRLRGLRRTRFSTHPQPHAGLGLEAYVQITSPIRRYADLALQRQIVAALADAPLPYDTTRLFEVLATAEAAEREARALEQQATRYWALVWLERHAEQTFEAIVVARRPAGYLVELQPYGLRGLLATADALTPGDRVAVRPEAIDPRRGRLRLQRA; the protein is encoded by the coding sequence ATGAAACCGGGTACGCTTGTCGAATATCTTGAGGATGACCGGCCGCAATTCGCGCTGGTGCTGGAGTCGCGCGACGGCTCGGTGCAGGCGCTGACGCCCACCGGACGCCGCATCCGGCTGCCGGTTCGCCGCATTGCTATTCGCCACGAACGCACCGCCACGGCCGAAGCGCTGGCCGAGGTGGTACAGGCGCTGGAAGCTCAGATCGACGCGCTGCAGGCGGAGATCGACCTGGCCCTGCTCTGGGAGACCGCCCGCGAAGAAGGCGAGGCGTTCGACCTGGAAGCCCTGGCCCGGCTCTACTTCGGCGAGGCCGGGTCGCTGGAACAGGCGGCGCTGCTGCGGGCGCTCTTAAGCGATACCCTGTACTTCGGCCGCCGGGGCCTGACCTTCGTTCCGCGCACGCCCGAGCAGGTGGAAGCCCTGCAGACGGCGGAGCGCTGCCGCCGGGAACGTGAGGCCGAACGCCGGGCGCTGCGCGCACAGCTCGAACAACTGCTCGACGCCGAGGCCGACGAGCTGTCCGAGGCGCCGGCCGCGCTGCTGGGCGCGCTCGAAGCCTACCTGCGTCAGAAGCAGCGCTCCGAAACCACCGAGGTGCTGGCCGAAGTGGCCCGTGACCGGGGCATGACCACCCGCGAGGCCGCCCTGGAGATCCTGCTGCGTGCGGGTCGCATCGATGCCTCCATCGATACGTTCGCGCTGCTGGCCGGCATCGAACCGACCTTCCCGCCCGAAGTGCTGGCCGCCGCCGAAGCGCTCGTGCCCTTCGAACCGGCCGGCGAGCGCACCGACTTTACGCACCTGCCCGCCTTCCACATCGACGACGCTTCCACGCGCGAGATCGACGATGCCTTCACCGTCGAACCACTGGCCGAGGGCGGCTGGCGCATCGGGATTCATCTGGCCGACGTGCCCCATTTCGTCGCGCCGGACGACGTGCTCGACCAGGAAGCCCGGCGCCGGGGCCTGACCCGCTACCTGCCCACCGGCTCCATTCCCATGCTGCCCGAGCGCCTGAGCCACGACCTGGCCAGCCTTCGTCCCGACGCAATCCGCCCCACGCTGAGCGTGGTGGTGACCGTGGACGCCTCGGAGCAGATCCGGGACGTGCAGCTCGTGCGTGGACAGATCCGCGTGGCGCATGGGTTCACCTACGAAACGGCCGATGCGGTGCTGTCCGGTGAAACGCCGCACGAGCTGGCCGAGGCGCTGCAGGTGCTGGCCCGCCTGAGCCAGACGCTGACCGAAGCCCGGCTGGCGCGCGGCGCGCTGCTGATCCGGCGACCCGAGCTCAAAGTGCAGGTGGACGGCGACACGATCACGCTCAAGGTGATCGATCCCGACACACCCGCCCGACGCATGGTCAGCGAATGGATGATCCTGGCCAATGCCGAGGCGGCCCGGTGGGCGGCCGAAAACGAGCTGCCCATGATCTACCGCGTGCAGGATCCGCCCGACGATCCCGAGTTGCAGGGACGCAAGCTGGACTACGACCCCGTGCTGCTGGCCAGCCGGTTGCGCGGGCTGCGCCGCACACGCTTTTCCACGCACCCCCAGCCTCATGCCGGACTCGGTCTGGAGGCCTACGTGCAGATCACCTCGCCGATCCGGCGCTATGCCGACCTGGCCCTGCAGCGTCAGATCGTGGCTGCGCTGGCCGACGCGCCGCTCCCGTACGACACCACCCGGCTGTTCGAAGTGCTGGCCACCGCCGAGGCGGCCGAACGCGAGGCCCGGGCGCTGGAACAGCAGGCCACCCGCTACTGGGCGCTGGTCTGGCTCGAACGCCACGCGGAGCAGACCTTCGAGGCGATCGTCGTGGCCCGTCGCCCGGCCGGCTATCTTGTCGAGCTGCAGCCCTACGGCCTGCGCGGCCTGCTGGCCACGGCCGATGCGCTGACGCCCGGCGACCGTGTCGCCGTACGTCCCGAAGCGATCGATCCCCGCCGCGGCCGCCTCCGCCTGCAACGGGCCTGA
- the trmB gene encoding tRNA (guanosine(46)-N7)-methyltransferase TrmB: MILRTGQFTFPTPPAQLFGREAPLMLEIGFGDGGFLTDWAARHPDWNVLGVEISPGSMRRAFGRVRRAGLTNVRLYLGQARFLVRNVLPQRSLSLVYVNFPDPWPKKRHQERRLLQAPFFELLSTRLADGGALRLTTDDAPYFSFALEEAEKTGLYRIEVTEPPPETRQTKYARKWQAQQKPIYHAVFTKQAEASDPFPPSIERYDVMHHALLEGTLPELERFEKLVHAFRGGHVIVLEAYRTLDGTGLLFLVRIEEEDLTQEVLVEARPKDGKVLVRVLPFGLPLSTRGTREAIRCLTEWLEAQGMRLAEAFF; this comes from the coding sequence ATGATATTGCGTACCGGACAGTTCACCTTCCCGACGCCGCCCGCGCAGCTCTTCGGCCGCGAGGCGCCGCTGATGCTGGAGATCGGCTTCGGCGACGGCGGCTTTCTGACGGACTGGGCGGCGCGTCACCCGGACTGGAACGTGCTGGGCGTGGAGATTTCGCCGGGCTCGATGCGGCGGGCGTTCGGGCGGGTGCGCCGGGCCGGTCTGACCAACGTGCGGCTCTATCTGGGCCAGGCCCGCTTTCTGGTGCGTAACGTGTTGCCGCAGCGCAGCCTGTCGCTGGTGTACGTGAACTTCCCGGATCCCTGGCCCAAAAAGCGCCACCAGGAGCGGCGGCTGTTGCAGGCGCCGTTTTTCGAGCTACTTTCCACCCGACTGGCCGACGGCGGGGCGCTTCGGCTGACCACCGACGACGCGCCGTATTTTTCTTTCGCGCTGGAAGAGGCCGAAAAGACCGGGCTGTATCGGATCGAAGTGACCGAGCCGCCGCCGGAGACGCGCCAGACCAAGTACGCGCGTAAGTGGCAGGCCCAGCAGAAACCCATTTACCACGCCGTCTTTACGAAGCAGGCCGAGGCTTCCGATCCGTTTCCTCCGTCCATCGAACGCTACGACGTCATGCACCACGCACTGCTGGAAGGGACGCTCCCCGAACTGGAACGCTTCGAGAAACTGGTCCACGCTTTCCGAGGCGGTCACGTGATCGTGCTCGAAGCCTACCGGACGCTTGACGGCACCGGGTTGCTGTTTCTGGTGCGAATTGAAGAGGAGGACCTGACGCAGGAAGTGCTGGTCGAAGCGCGTCCGAAGGATGGAAAGGTGCTCGTGCGCGTGCTTCCGTTCGGCCTTCCGCTCTCGACGCGAGGCACGCGCGAGGCGATCCGGTGCCTGACCGAATGGCTGGAAGCGCAGGGCATGCGTCTGGCCGAAGCGTTTTTCTGA
- a CDS encoding RNA-guided endonuclease InsQ/TnpB family protein: MQTLTVKCKLVLSKEQREALDTTMRAFAAACNDAIAVGRRLNTASNIRIHRVCYSDLRARHGLTANLAVRAIARAAGILKVKKRQCSTVRPTSIDYDARIFSFREADWTVSLSTVQGRIRVPIAVGAYQKRLLSSRKPTSAVVWKTRQGDYYIGIHINVETPPPEDEHGWIGVDLGIVNIATLDDGTVFSGDQIERVRARYERTRRSLQRKGTRGAKRVLKRLSGRERRFQESINHTISRRIVDRAIAEGKGVRLEDLSGIRKSVRVRKSQRRRIHRWAFYDLRIKIAYKCALAGVPFELIDPRYTSQRCPVCGHVERANRKSQSKFVCRLCGLEANADVVGAINIALGGAVNHPEVAPANVLTVLHSQISKWDRGQLQAHDFSRG; this comes from the coding sequence ATGCAGACGCTCACGGTCAAATGCAAGCTGGTCCTCTCTAAGGAGCAGCGAGAGGCACTTGACACCACCATGCGAGCGTTTGCCGCCGCGTGCAACGATGCAATCGCCGTCGGTCGAAGACTGAATACCGCGTCGAACATTCGCATCCACCGCGTCTGCTACAGCGACCTCAGAGCAAGGCATGGTCTTACAGCCAACCTTGCCGTCCGTGCCATTGCCCGAGCAGCAGGCATTCTCAAAGTCAAGAAGCGCCAGTGCAGTACAGTACGCCCGACAAGCATCGACTACGACGCCCGCATCTTCTCCTTCCGAGAAGCCGACTGGACGGTCAGCCTCTCCACAGTACAGGGACGGATTCGCGTTCCGATTGCAGTTGGAGCTTATCAGAAGCGGCTTCTCAGCAGTAGAAAGCCAACAAGCGCCGTGGTCTGGAAGACGCGGCAAGGAGACTACTACATCGGTATCCACATTAACGTAGAGACGCCCCCACCTGAAGATGAGCACGGGTGGATTGGCGTCGACCTTGGAATCGTCAACATTGCCACGCTGGATGACGGCACGGTGTTCAGCGGCGACCAGATAGAGCGGGTCCGTGCTCGGTATGAAAGAACCCGCCGCTCCCTCCAGCGAAAAGGCACGAGGGGCGCAAAGCGCGTGCTGAAACGGCTCTCGGGAAGGGAGCGGCGCTTCCAGGAGTCGATCAACCACACCATCAGTCGCCGTATCGTAGACCGGGCTATCGCCGAGGGTAAGGGTGTCCGGCTCGAAGACCTCAGCGGCATTCGTAAAAGTGTGCGCGTTCGAAAATCGCAGCGCAGAAGAATCCACCGCTGGGCGTTCTATGATTTGCGCATTAAAATCGCGTACAAGTGCGCCCTTGCCGGGGTGCCCTTCGAGCTGATTGATCCCCGCTACACCTCTCAGCGATGCCCGGTCTGCGGGCACGTGGAGAGAGCCAACCGCAAGAGCCAGAGCAAGTTTGTCTGTCGCCTGTGCGGGCTGGAAGCCAACGCCGATGTGGTTGGCGCAATTAACATTGCGCTCGGGGGTGCCGTCAACCACCCCGAAGTAGCGCCCGCAAATGTCCTGACGGTTCTGCATAGTCAGATATCGAAATGGGACAGAGGGCAGCTACAAGCCCACGACTTCAGTCGTGGGTAG
- the tsaE gene encoding tRNA (adenosine(37)-N6)-threonylcarbamoyltransferase complex ATPase subunit type 1 TsaE, with protein sequence MSTAARTDLLPCETDSPEATHALGRRLAEHLRPGDVVALYGDLGAGKTQLVKGIAAGLGIPDVEVSSPTFTLVHEYRDGRLPLYHFDAYRLRNLEEFFDLGYEEYFYGDGVSVVEWADRVEPLLPPHALRLRLEHLGGDRRRITWHEAPPSPDGRQARL encoded by the coding sequence ATGAGCACCGCTGCACGGACCGATCTGTTGCCCTGCGAGACGGACAGCCCCGAGGCCACGCATGCGCTGGGGCGGCGCCTGGCCGAACACCTCCGGCCGGGCGACGTGGTGGCGCTCTATGGCGACCTGGGCGCGGGCAAAACGCAACTGGTCAAAGGGATCGCGGCGGGCCTGGGCATTCCCGACGTGGAGGTCAGCAGCCCCACGTTCACGCTCGTGCACGAGTACCGGGACGGACGGCTGCCGCTCTACCACTTCGACGCCTACCGCCTGCGCAACCTGGAAGAGTTCTTCGACCTGGGCTACGAGGAATACTTTTATGGCGACGGCGTGAGCGTCGTCGAATGGGCCGATCGCGTCGAGCCGTTGCTGCCCCCGCACGCGCTGCGCCTGCGGCTCGAACACCTGGGCGGCGATCGTCGCCGCATCACCTGGCACGAGGCGCCTCCTTCGCCCGACGGACGTCAGGCCCGGTTGTAA
- a CDS encoding DUF433 domain-containing protein gives MKEAQLLQRIVVDPKVMAGKPVIRGTRLPVEYILKLLAHGATVEEILQEYSGLTHEDIQACLLFATRVLEKTDFMPLIASEE, from the coding sequence ATGAAAGAAGCGCAATTGCTGCAGCGTATTGTTGTCGATCCAAAAGTAATGGCAGGAAAGCCGGTTATTCGGGGGACGCGGCTGCCGGTGGAATATATTCTGAAATTGCTGGCGCATGGGGCCACGGTCGAGGAAATTCTTCAGGAGTACTCCGGGCTTACGCACGAAGACATTCAGGCCTGTCTCTTGTTTGCGACCAGAGTGCTCGAAAAGACAGATTTTATGCCACTGATTGCGTCAGAAGAGTAG
- a CDS encoding NAD(P)-dependent oxidoreductase, whose translation MTVLMVGATGATGRLLVQQLLERGERVRAIVRTPDRLSELLDTQPNLSLIYGSISELSDAELAAYVEGWGAVASCLGHRVSFRGMFGPPRRLVTDAVRRLCRAVRRHRPDRPVRFALMNTAGNRNRDLDEPLPFLHRLLERLLRGLLPPHADNVAAAEFLRTRIGPRDEFIEWVAVRPDALQDEAAVSAYEVHPSPTRSALLDAGATSRINVAHFMARLLTEEALWNRWKGQMPVIYNRA comes from the coding sequence ATGACGGTATTGATGGTGGGAGCCACCGGCGCCACGGGGCGGTTGCTGGTGCAGCAATTGTTGGAGCGGGGCGAGCGGGTGCGGGCCATCGTGCGCACGCCTGACAGGCTTTCGGAGCTGCTTGACACGCAGCCGAACCTTTCGCTGATCTATGGAAGCATTTCGGAGTTGAGCGATGCGGAGCTGGCCGCCTACGTGGAAGGGTGGGGGGCGGTGGCCTCGTGCCTGGGCCATCGGGTGAGCTTCCGGGGGATGTTCGGACCGCCGCGACGTCTGGTGACCGACGCGGTGCGGCGACTCTGTCGGGCCGTCCGGCGACACCGACCGGACCGGCCGGTCCGCTTCGCGCTGATGAACACGGCGGGCAACCGCAATCGCGATCTGGACGAACCGTTGCCTTTCCTGCACCGGCTGCTGGAGCGACTGTTGCGTGGCCTGTTGCCGCCACATGCGGACAACGTGGCGGCCGCCGAGTTTTTGCGCACGCGCATCGGTCCGCGGGACGAATTCATCGAGTGGGTGGCCGTGCGTCCGGATGCCCTTCAGGACGAGGCGGCCGTCTCGGCCTACGAGGTGCATCCGTCGCCCACGCGCAGCGCACTGCTCGACGCCGGAGCCACCAGCCGGATCAACGTGGCGCACTTCATGGCCCGGCTGCTCACCGAAGAGGCGCTCTGGAACCGCTGGAAAGGGCAGATGCCGGTCATTTACAACCGGGCCTGA
- a CDS encoding response regulator, producing MPGKPRILWADDEIELLRPHILFLETKGYEVTSVTNGADAVEQVRRQHFDVVLLDEQMPGMGGLETLSEIKAIAPELPVVLVTKSEEEHLMEEALGRQISDYLTKPVNPSQILLTCKRLLEQPRIRSEKVSQEYLQAFARIAAALQGPLSPDEWVDLYRRLTRFDLELEGDEGARQILEDQFREANRVFGRYIEDVYPDWLASQPDKDRPVLSHEVLPRFVLPALDEGRPVLFFVIDCMRFDQWLEFERLLAPLFDLELHFHFSLLPTATPYARNAIFSGLLPRDLARRYPDAWSEAEEGESSRNRNEETFLHDFFERRRLRARIRYEKLIGAADGRAFARQVNDFLQHDLSAIVVNFVDILAHSRSDSDVLKEIAPDERAYRALTRTWFEHSWLYQAFQELARQRCTIILTTDHGAIRCLHPTKVLGDRETSTALRFKFGRNLRGDERHAILVRDPLPFGLPRSSVTTTYLLAKEDYYFVYPTNYHHYVNLYRDTFQHGGVSLQEMIVPIVTLRPRTL from the coding sequence ATGCCGGGAAAACCACGCATTCTCTGGGCCGACGACGAGATCGAACTGCTTCGGCCGCACATTCTGTTTCTGGAAACGAAGGGCTATGAGGTGACCAGCGTCACGAACGGCGCCGACGCCGTCGAGCAGGTGCGCCGCCAGCACTTCGACGTGGTGCTGCTCGACGAGCAGATGCCGGGCATGGGTGGTCTGGAGACGCTCTCCGAAATCAAGGCGATCGCGCCGGAGCTGCCCGTGGTGCTCGTCACCAAGAGCGAAGAAGAGCATCTCATGGAAGAAGCGCTGGGCCGCCAGATCAGCGACTACCTGACCAAACCCGTCAACCCGAGCCAGATCCTGCTCACCTGCAAGCGCCTGCTCGAACAACCCCGCATCCGAAGCGAAAAAGTCTCGCAGGAATACCTGCAGGCCTTTGCCCGCATTGCGGCTGCGTTGCAGGGGCCGCTCTCGCCCGATGAATGGGTGGACCTGTACCGCCGGCTCACCCGCTTCGATCTGGAGCTGGAAGGCGACGAAGGCGCCCGCCAGATTCTGGAAGACCAGTTCCGCGAGGCCAACCGGGTCTTCGGACGTTACATCGAGGACGTATACCCCGACTGGCTGGCGTCGCAACCCGACAAAGACCGGCCCGTACTCTCGCACGAGGTGCTGCCCCGCTTCGTGCTGCCGGCACTCGACGAAGGACGGCCCGTGCTGTTTTTCGTCATCGACTGCATGCGCTTCGACCAGTGGCTGGAGTTCGAACGACTGCTGGCGCCGCTGTTCGACCTGGAGCTGCACTTCCACTTTTCGCTGCTGCCCACAGCCACGCCGTACGCCCGCAACGCAATCTTCAGCGGGCTGCTGCCGCGTGATCTGGCCCGGCGTTACCCGGACGCCTGGTCCGAGGCCGAAGAAGGCGAAAGCAGCCGCAACCGCAACGAAGAGACGTTCCTGCACGACTTCTTCGAGCGGCGCCGCCTGCGCGCGCGCATCCGCTACGAAAAGCTCATCGGCGCCGCCGACGGCCGCGCCTTCGCCCGCCAGGTGAACGACTTCCTGCAGCACGACCTGAGCGCCATCGTCGTGAACTTCGTCGACATTCTGGCGCACAGCCGCTCCGACTCGGACGTGCTTAAAGAGATTGCTCCGGACGAGCGCGCTTACCGGGCACTGACGCGCACCTGGTTCGAGCATTCCTGGCTCTACCAGGCTTTTCAGGAGCTGGCCCGCCAGCGCTGCACGATCATCCTGACGACCGACCACGGCGCCATCCGCTGCCTGCACCCCACGAAAGTACTGGGCGATCGCGAAACCTCGACGGCGCTCCGGTTCAAGTTCGGCCGCAACCTGCGTGGCGACGAGCGCCACGCCATCCTCGTGCGCGACCCGCTGCCCTTCGGTCTGCCGCGAAGCAGCGTGACGACCACCTACCTGCTCGCCAAAGAAGACTACTACTTCGTCTATCCGACGAATTACCACCACTACGTGAACCTGTACCGCGACACGTTCCAGCATGGCGGCGTGTCGCTGCAGGAGATGATCGTGCCGATCGTTACCCTGCGTCCCCGGACCTTATGA
- a CDS encoding DUF5615 family PIN-like protein — protein MRFMVDECTGPAVAKWLRAQGYEGFSVYDEARGVDDETLLQKAFAENWILITNDKHFGEKIYRERHPHRGVVLLRLEDERSVTKIAVLQRLLQRYGERLTDQFVVVSEAGVRFARE, from the coding sequence ATGCGCTTCATGGTGGATGAATGTACCGGTCCTGCTGTAGCGAAGTGGTTGCGTGCGCAGGGATATGAGGGATTTTCTGTGTATGACGAGGCGCGCGGGGTGGATGATGAGACGCTTCTTCAGAAAGCATTTGCCGAGAACTGGATATTGATTACGAACGATAAGCACTTTGGGGAAAAGATTTATCGCGAGCGACATCCCCATCGAGGCGTTGTGCTTCTGAGATTGGAAGATGAGCGATCGGTAACAAAGATTGCAGTACTGCAACGTTTGCTCCAGCGTTACGGGGAACGACTGACCGATCAATTTGTCGTGGTCAGCGAAGCAGGCGTACGATTCGCCCGGGAGTGA